One Eriocheir sinensis breed Jianghai 21 unplaced genomic scaffold, ASM2467909v1 Scaffold1428, whole genome shotgun sequence DNA segment encodes these proteins:
- the LOC126990035 gene encoding uncharacterized protein LOC126990035 has translation MGLAKNIIDCGTTEFRASTGWLERFKRRYNIRAFKPGQEGSWQRTVPRPMFGESSNTRGRRGGRSAYTMPTKVRSHDSSDQPFDGSSPPLLKSEVESSEESKYLEYKIDEQLYGDNECTFQPVVRLEEGHFAFNIPPVEEIPSASEAATFLSKALVWAAAQQDTTSQELYVIKELQTKAAMRSVGESPH, from the exons ATGGG GCTCGCCAAGAACATCATCGACTGCGGTACTACAGAATTTCGCGCTAGTACTGGCTGGCTGGAGAGGTTCAAACGACGGTACAACATACGGGCCTTCAAGCCGGGTCAGGAGGGCAGCTGGCAACGCACTGTTCCAAGGCCTATGTTTGGAGAGAGTTCTAATACAAGAGGTAGGCGGGGAGGACGATCTGCTTACACCATGCCCACCAAAGTACGTTCGCATGATTCGTCGGATCAACCTTTCGATGGTTCATCTCCACCTTTGCTCAAATCTGAAGTTGAAAGTTCAGAGGAAAGTAAATATCTGGAGTATAAGATTGATGAGCAGTTATATGGAGACAATGAATGCACCTTTCAGCCTGTAGTAAGGCTTGAAGAAGGACATTTTGCTTTCAACATACCCCCTGTTGAGGAAATTCCTTCAGCCAGCGAGGCTGCTACTTTCCTTTCCAAGGCACTGGTTTGGGCGGCCGCCCAGCAAGACACTACTTCTCAAGAACTGTACGTCATTAAAGAACTGCAGACTAAGGCAGCAATGAGAAGCGTTGGAGAAAGTCCACATTGA